Proteins encoded within one genomic window of Streptomyces profundus:
- a CDS encoding TetR/AcrR family transcriptional regulator, giving the protein MDEAVTEQAPEGASAAGRRSDARRNRARILLAAGETFAADGPDASLNEIARRAGVGPGTLYRHFPGRTELLAAVLTDRIETLCRHAETLRDEPDADRALADWLRAFLDHARNQQGLGSALLLAEAGGLGFDCHQRLRDAADAVLTRAQRDGTARPDLTVDELLTLVVGVALVTARDAEGGVRQPPPARLLALVLDAVRSPRGEPAARRPAPGEAQR; this is encoded by the coding sequence ATGGACGAGGCAGTGACGGAGCAGGCCCCCGAGGGAGCGTCGGCCGCCGGCCGCCGCTCGGACGCGCGGCGCAACCGCGCCCGCATCCTCCTCGCCGCCGGCGAGACCTTCGCGGCGGACGGGCCCGACGCCTCCCTCAACGAGATCGCCCGCCGCGCCGGCGTGGGGCCGGGGACGCTCTACCGCCACTTCCCCGGCCGCACGGAGCTGCTGGCCGCCGTCCTCACCGACCGGATCGAGACACTCTGCCGCCACGCCGAAACGCTGCGGGACGAGCCCGACGCCGACCGGGCACTCGCCGACTGGCTGCGCGCCTTCCTCGACCACGCGCGCAACCAACAGGGCCTGGGCAGCGCCCTGTTGCTGGCCGAGGCCGGCGGGCTCGGCTTCGACTGCCACCAGCGGCTGCGGGACGCAGCCGACGCCGTCCTCACCCGGGCCCAACGGGACGGCACCGCCCGCCCCGACCTCACCGTCGACGAGCTGCTGACCCTGGTGGTCGGCGTCGCCCTGGTGACCGCGAGAGACGCCGAGGGCGGCGTGCGGCAGCCGCCCCCCGCGCGGCTGCTCGCGCTGGTCCTCGACGCGGTCCGCTCGCCCCGGGGCGAGCCGGCGGCGCGACGGCCCGCCCCGGGGGAGGCTCAGCGGTAG